A stretch of DNA from Lotus japonicus ecotype B-129 chromosome 4, LjGifu_v1.2:
CTGGTTCTgttcttctctcttttttttctctccaaAATCGAGTTCCCTCtctgaaaatgaagaaaatcctTTTATAATGAACTTTACATCTGTCCAGAGTGCTGGGCGGCCCTTTATGGGCGCTGGGCGCCCAGTTACTTCAAGGTTGGGTTTTTGTAACCGCCCTAAGCGCTGGGCGGCTACTGACAAGCGCTGGGCACCCCGCTGATCCAGAAATTCTCTAAGTCTCATAAAAATATGTCTTTTTCCTTGAGAACTTAGACCCTACATCAAAACTTGAGAATATAATCAGTCATAAAACACATTTGAGCTTAACTCTCAATCAAATAACAAATTCCAATCAAGATGAGAGAAACTAATAGGGATTTCTCATAAACCACTTGagataagtgcctaaaatgTGTATGAAAACTAGGAAAATATGGCACTTATCAATCTTACATAATatctatataaaaactatctacTTACTAAATTGACCTATTTGAGAGATAATTTGAAAGATAACTTACACATTTATAACAGATAAGTACCCAAATTAATATAGAAAACCaggtaaatttggcacttatcatAGCCCTCTAATGACAACAAGTAATTCTGCCAGGAAAACCTCTCCCACACCTTCATAGCTCGCAAAACCTTCAATCCAAGTTCCATTCTGATCTCGAAGGAGATCCCCACAGCTCATAACAGAGGAGGGACGGTGAAAGCTTCCATCAACATGCAGAGCAACCCAATCTGGTGGCGGTGCATCAAATGTACAGTGGTAAATTATCTTTCAACAATAATGTCATtcaaaattcttaatttttttctatgATATATACTTACAGATCGATATGTGTCATTGATTAATTTTAATACTTAACATATTTATTACATTTAGTAAAATTATTAAGtttaatttgattaatttttatttaaaaaaattgattaattttgattattttcCATAAGAAATTgagaataatattttttctaattttgatatttaatattttattttattaatatgtataagaggttttataattaataaaactaaTTAGGAAAATGATTAGCAACTAGTTACtattgtcattaatgtaaattttagaaaattttaattttatatttacatATGAAAATAGTACATCTCTTAAGTTTTTacgttttttttgtacatcagaaagataaattgcacctgcTAGGAATCGATCACtagacctccccctacccaatcTATACGCCCcctagctcctaccacttgaactatcctaCGAGAACTTAAGTTTTTACGTTTAAGGTTGACAAgagaattaaaaactaaaattaatatttttgatTTCTTGAAAATTATCATCTAGCTAATTatctattaaatttttatatctcattaattattatttttttgaatttaaaattttaactcATTAATTAATTCCCTAGTTGGTCGGTGTGGTTCTCGCATTATGCGATCAAAATTGATATTATCTTCAAATGATGCCTCATTCTCTGTCCCCCGAATAAAATTGtatcatgtcaattaaaaaatcAGTAGTGTAATACAAATGTCATATCCGTATATTGTTTAATTGACATGGCATGATACAAATGTCATTCCTATGAGCAAATAACAAACCCAAACTTCTTAATTAAAAGATAGGATGAGCTGCCACTATAGTTAATCACTATAGAAACATCTAAGTTATTTCATATGATTATCATGTCATAAATTTGATCTTTATATCTAACAATCAGATAAAACCCTACTTTCAAGCATAACATAAATCGTAAATCATTATTGAACCAAAACCGACCCACTAGTACACATGAACTATTGATTCCTCCTGTCACAACTTCCTAGTCAAAACAAAAGAGCTCATTACTCATGCCCACCTCCAAAAAAAGTCTTAAACCCTAGCTTGATTCCCTACAATCAACTCATTGAGAAATCGATTGATATTCTCATTAGAACTACCACCTTCCTGCAATGTTTTCCTCGCCGATTCTTTGATTTCCACGACCCTTTTCTTAATCTCTCCAGAGCTCGGGCCTTCCATGACATCCCAAATACACTTCTCAATCTCCTCAGTACTAGCCACCCCATCTTTCCCATAATTCACGTTCACCCCATTCTTAAAAACATTTGTGACCAGCATCGCATTCGTTGGCTGATCCGTCCAATAAGGACACGCCACGACAGGCACTCCGGCAACCAGCGTCTCAAGAATGGAGTTCCACCCACAGTGGCTCACAAAACAACCCACCGCGGGGTGCATCAGAACCTTCTCCTGGTTGCACCACTTCACCGCCAAACCCTTCCCTTCAGTTTCCTTCAAAAACTCAGCACTCAACTCACCTGCACCACCCTTCTTTCTAGCTTCACCATCTGGTGGCTTCACCACCCATAAGAAGTCCTTGTTGTAATTCTTCAAAGCCTTGGCGATGTTATCCATCTGCTTTTGAGACAACACAATCAGGCTACCAAATGAAATATAGATAACTGTTTTGGGTGACTTTTTGTTAAGCCAATCCATGCATGAATCCTCCGCATTCCACATATCCACACTCACATCACTAATTTCCCTTTCTCCCAAAATAAAAGGTGATACCAATGGTCCAATTGGATAAATAGGGGTGAGAGAATCCATGGATTTCACTATCTCCTCCTCAATTTCATAAAACGATGTACCTAAAACCCATTTCACCTTACCTAAAGCTTGGTAAATATCCACAAAAACTTGACGGTAATAGGGAGAGCTTGAAGGAAGGAGAAAAGAAGGAAGGTATTTCACCTCAAATTCGGGAAGCCCAGGTAGCTTCACTTTCTCATTAGGGTCATCCAAGCAGGGAAATGAGTCGGTGTTGTTGAAGTAACGACAGTAGATGGAGTAAAGGGTGGAAGCTTGGATCCAGAGCATTGCACATGGGATTCCATGTTCTGAAATTACATCTACAGCCCAAGGAACAAAGGGGCTGATGATCACACAAGAAaagttctgattctgaaccTTGGTGAGATTGGTGATGAGTGTGGATAAATTCTTGGCACCTTCTTCCTGGATGGTTTTGATCATTTTTTCAGTGGTGGCCATGCGGTCGAAACCGATGGTGAGACCATCTGAGAAGAACTCAAGTTTGATTTTTGAGTTGTTGGAAGCATCACTTGTAGTAGTAGTAGCGTGCTTGAGCAGGAGGGGACCACCATTTTCTGTGGTGGCGATGGTGACATTAATGCCCTTTGAAATGAGGCATTTGGCGAACTTTAACATGGGGTTAAGGTGGCCTTGGTAGGCCAATGACACCATGAGAATGTTTACTCCCTTTTCTTCTAACATTGTTGCTAGGTGTACAAGAGAATTGAAATGGGGGTGTCATGGTTGGGGCACTAGAGGGGTTTCTATATTGTTGATTCATGgcttaaaaaaatcaatataaggatttttattaaattatattaaatatttttataaaatcaatataaggatttttattaaatatattaaatatttttaaaaactcaATATAAGGTTTTTtattaaatgatattaaatattttaatgagtCAATTAATAAGATGAAAAAGTATacattaaaaatataagaatgtatatagtaaaaaactatactttaaaaattaaaagaatgtatatagtaaaaaattaaataatatttttcatatGAATGATATCATCATCATGaattatattttgtttttttaggaAAGACTTAActgcacttttcgtccctgatctaTACCCCTTGAGCAATTTTAATCCCTTTTGTTTAAAATGAGCAATTTTGGTACACCAAAAATCAAGATGTGACAATTGGGTCCTTCCGTTATTCTCCATCCAATTGCAAACAGAATATTCTTATTTAGAGTAATTTCAAACGAGCAATTTCTGTTACAGtcattgttggtcaatctgcaagtgtacagaatctacccggttttaatttatcgaaccacagggaattggtgtggcaattcagtttaagcctcaaGTTCACGataggaaagcgagtaaaattcagttttaaaggttgattgtttcttgagtttgtaaaaagacaagtgatcaagtaataaagcgattgaaattcagagatgagattgccttgggttcttgctcaacaaattcagttttagcaaaccttcctattcaattaatcctgagtctctccttgatgttctagcctagatagtcatctatcgatgcctcgtaaagaaaaccctttctaatcaaaagttagattcaattccttgataacctaaacatttgctagaagcactaagcatacaaatcaggccaacaaaccccaacccttcctctattcctagtagcaagtatagaaggagtaatctcacaacaagtcccaattctataacaaactatcgttatgattatagaaaagtaagaagctagcatgcattcaagcttgaaagataaagcatagaagtgagattcaagggtttactcagaacatcatgaatagaaaaggattgatagctaaaacattcaaagtcttacaaagaacccaaagcaaaaggggtttttagccaaacatggctatgaaatccatgctagaaaatgaagataaaacctggaacatgagacctagggaaagctcccaaagcttcagaactcgagctctctcttctaacttatgaaacaaaatgataaaaatgacaaaaggtacaaaagaaatggcaaaaagcctatttataggcaaacaggtcgagtctgggcgctcaggcgccaattcagagcgcctgagcgccaattgcatgtaaaaacatgctctctggacccaattggcgcctaggcgcccattccccagcgcctaggcgcttaagctcgcctgaaaagggctttttggcttctgaaactcctcttttcaatcctctttaagttttccatcaattccatgcttattggccttctttcttctccagttcctgatctgaaacttaaccaacaagccaaggaaaattctagaagctcaaaaagcttattagcacatgaaatccttcaattaacacaataaaaccatgcaagacctaaactttactcaaaatgcaagaaaactccctataaaactactaaattaccaaagcaaaataaagactaaagaaaagataaaaatgcatgagaatgcatgaaacactacatgagactcaacaaaaagactcaaaacacacaaagaaatgaccctaaaaacactactaaaatagggtcatcacaccactatactcaacggcagctcgtcctcgagcgtaaataacactcgcttgccctcaagcgcaagaaatgc
This window harbors:
- the LOC130712335 gene encoding UDP-glycosyltransferase 84B2-like translates to MLEEKGVNILMVSLAYQGHLNPMLKFAKCLISKGINVTIATTENGGPLLLKHATTTTSDASNNSKIKLEFFSDGLTIGFDRMATTEKMIKTIQEEGAKNLSTLITNLTKVQNQNFSCVIISPFVPWAVDVISEHGIPCAMLWIQASTLYSIYCRYFNNTDSFPCLDDPNEKVKLPGLPEFEVKYLPSFLLPSSSPYYRQVFVDIYQALGKVKWVLGTSFYEIEEEIVKSMDSLTPIYPIGPLVSPFILGEREISDVSVDMWNAEDSCMDWLNKKSPKTVIYISFGSLIVLSQKQMDNIAKALKNYNKDFLWVVKPPDGEARKKGGAGELSAEFLKETEGKGLAVKWCNQEKVLMHPAVGCFVSHCGWNSILETLVAGVPVVACPYWTDQPTNAMLVTNVFKNGVNVNYGKDGVASTEEIEKCIWDVMEGPSSGEIKKRVVEIKESARKTLQEGGSSNENINRFLNELIVGNQARV